The Strix uralensis isolate ZFMK-TIS-50842 chromosome 5, bStrUra1, whole genome shotgun sequence genome segment TGCCAAAAGTGTGAGTAACCcctgtgaaatttgttttagaaacaaTCCAAACATACAAGCCCGACGCCCTCCGGGAGAGGTAAGAAAAGGCGTAACTCCTGGTGAGTGttggcaaatagatttttcagaattgccaAGGTGTAACCAGTACTGATGTTTATTGGTACTGGTGGATGCCTTCTCTGGTTGGCCCGAAGCTTTCCCATGTCAAACCAGCAAGGCAAAAGAAGTAACAAagcatttactaaaaaaaaattattccagggTTTGGGGTTCCTTTACGAATGtcctctgacagaggtccacattttatagctgaggttgtcaagaatatgagcaaaatactAGGGATGGGGTGGAACCGACACACCCCCTGGGGGCCCCAATCCCATGGAcatgtagaaagaatgaatcaaacactAAACCGGCAAATTTCTAAATTATGCCAGGAGGTGCAATGAAAATGGGTTGAAGCTTTGCCACTTGCCCTGCTGAGGATTAGAGTGACTTCTAGAATTAGAGGAAGGATAAGCCCGTGTGAAAGTCCGCACGGCAAACCTTCTAACATCAGTCTGACAGGGAGGCCCCAACACTTGCATCTCGTAGGGGAAAAGGTATGAACAGGATAAGGTGTTGGGTTCCATCCACAAATACGCCCTGTTAAGAGCACCCCTACCCCTTGATTTCCCGGCACACTCTGTGTGTGCCAGAGATCAGGTCTGCCTACAGATGGGGAAGGACGATCCCCGTGAGGAACAGCGGAAGGGACCCCATCGAGTGTCACTCACTGCGAGCGCTGCTgtgaaactgggaggagtggaaACCTGGATCCCTGACACGAGGGTAAAGGAAACACCTCCTGAGCTGGGGCGTCGGTGCCTGAGGAGCCTTGGAAATTCACTTTAAGATGCAGTTAACGAATTGCacctgcaatgctgctgaaacCTTGGTTCATCCAGGTTGTACAGAAGGAATATCTCTGGTTTGTGTCCTTACAGCTGTGGGGGGAAGAGCCGTATTGATCTGTTTGTACAGAGAATTTGACCTGTGCTAAGGATGGACATCAGAGTTGGAGATGGAAGTCTCGGGAAGTTGATGAGCGCTTCCGTTAGACGGTGTTGAGCGTCAGTTCTTGGTGATTGGAACTTGTCGCTTAATTCCGCGTGTGCCGCTTTGGAGGCGGAAACCCCCGAACAGAGCGGTTTGAGCCCCGCGGTGTGTACAGCAGCGTGAGCCTCCCGGGGGGAATCGCTACCGGGCGCTTTGCACTTGCCCGCGGCCGCGGTTAATCCCGGTGCcggtcgctatagttaccgcgggtggggggtggggggggtggggcgtGCGCCGGGCTGGAAAAAACCCCGGgggggcagtgaggctgcgggcagcgacccctccctgtccggggcggtgctggaggaggagccggtgcgagccgagggagcagcagagagaaggggagcggggccgcgcggtcggtcgccagGCGGCTGCCGGGTAAAGCCGCGACGGGGGCGCCGCGCGGTacggcgggaccggcggcagaagccgctccgggtcggggccgggcggcggcggcgcttcccggagcggggcttccgggtgcgtgggcgacgggcgggctctgtagtcacgtgagcggggcttccggtcagccatgttggctccccggggcacgccgggagctgtagtttttgcgCACTCGGCTacccggcagctgcgtcgctcccgcgcgcgcgcgcggcacggcacagtcctcgctaccggcgcggccccgcggcgcagcgcgaggggcggttttgtggcgggttcgtgcggtttcccgcgggctgcccgcggctcccccaggaccggtgtgcccgtgccccagcagtgcgcatgcgcgatggcggcccccggaagtgccgcaatccccaagcgcttcccaaacctgcccgtgggtctctgggagtgcagggctatggggtggctgcatttccccctccccctccccccccctcggcatcgcccgtggggactgcggagggggtcagagagcagacggggtgagctgtgccgtgggccagaaatggaggcaacgttttgccttcctggggcttgagaacagacgcgtgtggctgattgaggggctctgaaacagacggagttgtgtggctttgggctcagaaacagaggtcaagtcgtgcattttttggacttgagaagaggctcagcaggcaggtttttgggctcagaaagaggcactaaggcagctggtttgggggccaaaagcagaatgcagtttggctggttttgcaggcaggtgagaggcggagggttgtgggagggccctgggggctgcgggggaaaggagggggtgggtgtcggggtggcatgggaccccgaagcttgggaggccggcgtgcaccaggccaaactccacgtctgcggtgactggcggcgctctgtcttgcgggtgatggagaggaacctgttgaatgcgggagcatcccagtgagatgacgtgctcctgatgaggatggattctggagcgtgctctctgaaaggtaagtcaaggggcaaaagccgtgggtagggtggggccagcagaggctctgccatcagggctgtggagagggctatttaggcttccttaagtctgtgggaagagagcagggtctgtcccacaggacgtgcatgttctggcctgtgtctgtgtcctcgtgtcgtttgtggtgtctgtgttctgtcttgtatgcggtgccttccccacgtctctgtggtgccccgtgggctctctgcacgggaCACCCACCTTGGTAGGTGTCCATGGGGTCTGTGATGCCTTGCTGCGCggtgggaggtggaaggtggggctccggcCGCGTGCGATATACAGCAataatggtcagtgctgcttctttccctcttccagaggccgtgCTGAGGCTGCGCTTGTCTGTTCCTGCCCAGGGGTGCTGTTGACTGCGcccacctcgggcttgtgtgAGGTATCCCTGCCTGGCCTTGCGCTTCTCACGGcacgggggcaaaaagggacaggcggagcccttcccggctgtggacAGCGGACAGGAGCTGccgcggctgaagctggagagaccagagaaagcggaagaaagagaaaatcaagaccatctgtgcagcacccgcctcccagtgcaggaagagagagcctgcctctctgcgtgaggaaggagccctcttcacagtcagaccgccagcgtgcacccagggtctgcgtgTGTCACCCCAAGCGTGGTACGGCCGTGTAGTGCGCGAgcaagcgaggctgcgtgtgtcggaagcctggtcttgtaagaggtgagagacacccgcgtattctttgagggggaggacagccaggcgactggattttcagaagaagaagaggggcaggaggaaggaaggagaaagaagcatctgacccgtcaaattctcccggcagtgccgagaaCGAGAGCTGGggtgagtcctgggccttcaGGGCCCTGTCACACGTCTTGTGCGTCCTGGTCCTTTCCTGCCCGTCACCTGgacctcttttttccatgctgctgttatttctgccgcccccgcccctttcctagacctctcctcttctttattcttctgtcctgctcccccttcctttctcactttctctctcttgtcctactgctcccttttctcatttctctctgtgcttttgtcctgcctctccctcctttttttcatcttccatctctgcGCTTAGTGTcgtcgctttttaaattttcattctacgtcttttagtttgctgtcgctatttcgtgtttccttagtgctgccgctttttaaattttcttttctgtgcctctgttctagttcggtatccctgtgtgatcattttttcctttatttcaccaacacctgttgcttttaaaatgttctttttcccttcagtgtctttttagtgagtttttctctttccttagtgccctctctgtctttttaaatcgtcccctcttttgttcgctgTGGCTACTTCTTAGTTCCAGggcgtggttggaccagatgacctgcaagagttcccttcccacctcaaaccgttctgcagttctggagtcacagctgtcacatccagggccgtgagctaccacaggcgtgagaaagttgccccaggcttcaaggccatcccgagcgcctgctgctttactccggccgcagcgctcctgaagaagaggagaaggtaattttgcagtggtcagggcttttagggctcagtggtcgtgctcagtgggttgcgtggttgggtggtttgaagggacagtccgAGAGGGcatctgaaatgcccttgcagggtggagggaggcaggaaagcgggggggggggggttagagctggcaagggactgccccgggctggggggcggtgtgcccgtgggtgccagtacctcagctgctgtgtcggcattgcgggagccgtgggggtcgtggactttactctgcctccccccagaaagctctggctgacgaagttatgccacaacagagactgcagccgtcagcaccacgggatgctgataatgaccagcacaggcctcgctgaACTgtcgttttccctgctgcttgcaatggatctgcagtggcctttgattcgcggaaaaagactctacaactcgaaatggagttataaagcaggtatgttttactccggccggggtgcaaggggatttctccacaaaccttgcacaccaacagcacattttacc includes the following:
- the LOC141944183 gene encoding uncharacterized protein LOC141944183; amino-acid sequence: MGSVMPCCAVGGGRGAVDCAHLGLVSPLHSQTASVHPGSACVTPSVGEDSQATGFSEEEEGQEEGRRKKHLTRQILPAVPRTRAGFQGVVGPDDLQEFPSHLKPFCSSGVTAVTSRAVSYHRREKVAPGFKAIPSACCFTPAAALLKKRRSGSAVAFDSRKKTLQLEMGVIKQQLIKHKIRFSHNWIMASAAYRQRGKRQPHRHSLDKIKYCSPVPLGEERRGIVRSGGLKRGAGREKEALDKGDLPVTGAAVARDRCRHFWCPGRRCAG